From Aliamphritea hakodatensis:
ACCGTGTAATGCGGCCATCAAAGGGGGCTTTTATTTCGCTGCGTTCCACATCCAGTGCTGCGCTGGCCTGCAGGGCTTTCGCCTGTAACAGCTGAGCGTTCAGTTGCGCCAGCCGGTTTGGATGGTCTGCAATTGCCTGACGCCGGTTATTCAGTGACAGGGCCTGTTGCTGGCGGGTGCGGCGCGCATCGTCCAGCTGGTTCTGGCTGGCGACCTGCTGGCTGCTGAGGTTCTGGTACCGGTCCAGCGTACGCTGGCTGATGGTCAGCAATTCCTGTTCGATCTTCAGGGCCTTCTGATCGGCAGCGTAACGGACATCTTCGGCGCCGATCTGCGCTTCAATACGTTGCACCTCTGCATTGCGCTGATCCAGCAGCAGACGTGCATCCCTGTCATCCAGCTTTACCAGTACCTGACCCTGGGTTACCCGGTTCCCTTCGGCAACCAGACGCTGGCTGACGTAGGCTGTCAGCGGGGCTGTCAGATTACTGCTGAGTGGGGACTCAACCTTGCCGAATAAGGTGAGCTCGGGCTGCCCCGGGGAAAACTCAGCCTGCTGCACTTTTACCCGCCAGATTTTTTCTTTAACCGGTTTAGCCGGTACCGCCGCTTTGTTGCTGTTGAGGTAAAGCAGACTGCCAACGCCCAGGACGATAAATATAATTGGCAACAGAAATTTGGCCAGCGGGGAGGGTCTGCGGGTTGTTGGCATGTTGGCTCGGTTCTTTAGTTGTCAAAAGTGATCTACTCTTTGAATCATAATACATTCCTGGGGAATGAAGACAGATATCCCCCGTTGTGTTTACATTACTTTACACAGCCCGGGGAGAATTTAACGGCCATACCGGCTAAGACCGTTAGGATGGAATCTGATGCGCACACATTATTTAACCTTACAGCACGGTGCTGAATACCGTATGGCATATCATGAATGGGGAGAGGCGGATAATCCCCGGGTACTGGTGTGCGTGCACGGGCTGGCCCGAAACGGACGGGACTTTGATTTCATTGCTGAACAGCTGAGCAGTGAGTACCGGGTGATTTGCCCTGATGTAGTTGGCCGGGGGGTAAGCGACTGGTTACCGGCGGATCTGGAGTACGATATGCCGCTGTATGTGGAAGATATGCAAGCTTTACTGCGGCATTTACAGCTTACAGAGGTTGATTGGCTGGGCACTTCCATGGGGGGAATAATCGGGATGTTACTGGCGTCGATGCCAGATACCCCCGTTCAGCGTCTGATACTGAATGATGTGGGCTGCCGGATTCCGGCAGCGGCGCTGCAACGGATTGCGATATACATGGGTGACCAAGGATTTGATTCACTGGCGGCGGTGGAGAAGTATATGCGCAACACTTACCGGGCTTTTCATGATTTGGAAGACCGGCAGTGGCAGCATCTTGCCGAATGCGGACACCGGGCAGATGAGTCCGGCCGGCTGCATCTGCATTATGATCCCCGGATCGCAGGGCGGCTGAAAGCCAGCCAGCATGAGGATATTGATCTGATGCCGTTCTGGTCCCGGGTGCGTTGTCCGCAGTTACTGATCTGGGGGGAAGACTCTGACTTGCTGGAGGCCAGTACTGTCGACCTTATGCAACAGGCGAATCCGCAGTTAGCGGTGCTGAAAATAGCCGCGACCGGACATGCGCCGGCGCTGATGATGCCGGCGCAGGTTCAGCCGGTCTGTAATTGGTTATTAAATGGGTAACAGGGTTGTTGAAGCGACACTGTGAACCACTTTCGTGATAGTACGGTTGCTGCTGCCGGCAACCAGACTGGCCATCATGTCCTGCAGGGCAATCATCTTGCCGAAAATGCGTTCAAAGCTTAGATTCTTAACACCCTGCGGGCTGACGCCGTTACTGAGCAGAAATAATTCGCCGTTTTCATGCTTAAGGCTGTTTAGCCGCCAGGCGATGGTTTCAAGGTTACGGGCGCTGTTGTAGAGCTTTTGATGGTCCAGTTCGTCCAGCAGAAAGAACTCATCCTTGTAATTATATGAGGCGTCCAGCATGCCGATCATGCCGGCCATCAGCGCATATACCCGGTCCCCCTGATAGTCTTCGGCAAAGGCAAGGGGTACTGCGTCGATGCCGTCCAGATTATTCATTGCAGTGAGTCGCTGTGTACTGTTGCGGTTAAACATCAGGTCAACGCGGGCTGTGATGTCGGCAGTGCCTGCTTTCATCAGTTCCCGGGGGTTACGTTTGTAGAGTTTGTTGGCGAGCTCACGGTTAAGACGTTTCAACTCGGTAATGTGAGCGTCGGTAACTGTATCAATATCGGTTTTTGCCAGTTGGCTGATTTTAAAACCACTGTTATTGGTTGCGCAGCCGCTGACCAGCAGGCTGCTGATCAGGAGTAACAGGCTCAAAAAATGTGTATAACTGCGCATGATAAATCCGTATTCCTTTAGGGGGCGTCTTTCAGCAAACGGAAGCGGGGCTGCGGACCGACTGTGTCGGAACCTGCTGGTGAGTCGAATGCAATCCCACCGCTTACCAGAGTATCCAGCGTGCTGGTTTCGATTTCCAGCCCGCTGAACAGGCCAAAGTCTGCACTGATACCACTGAGATTCCAGAAGCGGCTGTCGGTTTTCACCAGCTTGCTGTATTTAGGCTGGATATTGGCATAAATTTCAACGCTTTGCAGGTCATTACCCAGTTCAAAACCGGTTATCTGACCCACTTTGAGACCCCGGTAATAAACCGGGCTGCCGGTTTCGACAGAATCCAGGGCCGGTGAGGTCAGGGTGATGTTCAGGCCTGGCAGGCTGACGGCCGGGGCATTATCAATACCGTTAAACTGCGTTTTACGGGGGGCTTTCAGGTTGTTTCCTGCGCTGGCGACGATGTAGTTCCCACTGAGTAACGCTTCAGGATTCTTGATGCCACTGAGGGATATCTGGCTGCTGGCAACCCAGAAACGGCTGCCTTCACGGGCCAGGAATTCAGCCTGCTGGTCAATAATTACACGGGCTTCAATACGTCCGCTGGCGTCAAGTAACCGGACGGTATCCACCCGGCCCATTTTGAGCCCCTGAAAGCGCAGTTCAGCGCCGGGCTCCAGCGTATTACCGGCCGGGAAGCTGATCCGGACAGCCAGCGCATCGTGCAGACCTTCCTGTTTGTTCGGGTGCAGGGTGAAGCGTTGATTAAACTTTGCTGCTTTGCCTTTTCCGGGCTTGTTATCAAAGGCAATGCCGCCGCGTACGATGGTGTCTATAGACTCCGTTTGCAGGGTCAGCCCGGAAAGATCAAGCTTGGCGTGAATACCACTGGCATTCCAGAAGCGGCTCTTACCGGTTACCAGGTGACGGTAAGCCTTATCGATCAGTACCTGTACTTCAACACTCTGTCCGTCTTCGCCTAACCGGTAACCGTGTACCTTACCGACGGGCAGCTGCCGGTAAAGTACCGGTGAGCCCGCTTTGACTGAGCCGAGCTGTTCGCTGACCAGACGGATCTGCAGTTTGCCCGCCTGATTACTGTAAATCAGTTTGCCCTGCTGGCTGGCGGTATCAAAATCTTTGTACAGATGGAATTGCTGGTTCGGGGTCGCCTGCTGTTTATCTTTGATGTCAGGGGTGAAGAAGCTGATACCGCCCTTGATGACCGAGGTCAGTGAGCCGGTATCGAGTTTAACGCCATCCAGTCCGGCAGCTACCTGAACACCGCTGATATTCCAGAAACGGCTGTTGGATTTCAGTAATTGCGAATGCTCTTTGGCAATAGTGGCGTGGATCAGGACTTTCTTACCCTGTTCGATCAGTTCGTAGCCGCGGACTTCTCCCACGGGTACCTGCCGGTAGAGCACCGGTGAACCGAAGTCCAGCGAGCCAAGCTGATCGGCGATGATCTGTATATCCAGTCCGGGAATGCCCGGACGCTTTGCCGGAGGCGTGTTCAGGGCAATGAAGCGGAACAGGGGAATACCGGGGCCGGGCTGCAGCTGGATAGCATTGCCGTCGAACAGCTGGCCGATCTGGGTGATGTCAAAATCAGGCTTTGGCAACCAGAACTGACTGCCGGCACGCAGAAGTGGTTTGGCCCGGGGGTCGATCAGCAGGTGGGCTGTCTGAGTGGTCAGGTCATCGTTATATTCCAGTTTCTGTATCCGGCCGATAACAATCTCCTGGCTGACCACCTTCGTTCCTTCGGATAAAGGAGTACGGGCAGGAAACTTAACGGTCACGGAAACACCGTCTTCAGCCGCTTCATAGTCACTGTAAAGGGGCAGTATTTTTTCAGGATTCAGTTCACCGCCATCCGCCGGGGTATAGAAACTGATGCCGCCGGCAACAATGGAGGCCAGCGAATCAAACTTAATGTCCAGTTTGGGTAAATCGGCTTTGATGCTGATACCGCTGGCGTTCCAGAAGCGGGTGCCACCGTTGATCAGTTGGCTGTATTTGCTATCGACATAAAGGTCAATCAGTACCTGTTGCCTGGTTTTACCGAGTTTAACGTCGATGACTTCACCCACTTCGATATCCCGGTAAAACAGTTTGGAACCACGGTATACCGACGCCGCTGAATCACTGTTCAGGGTCAGGTACAGACCCGGTTTGTCTTTGCTGGAGGGTGGCGGTTCGCTGTCGGCGACGAATTCACGATGGTCTTCTCCGTCACCGGGCTGAATGCCGATGTAGTAACCGGAAAGCAGCGTCTCCAGCCCTCGGACACCGCTGAGGGATACCTGGGGTTTGACCAGCCAGAAGCGGGTGTTTTCATGCAGCAGGGGTTCGGCTTCACTGGCCATTTCAATAATCGCAGTGACGCCCTTCAGATCCTCATTCAGACGAAGCTGTTTAATCGTGCCGCTGGGCAGGCCGCGAAACAGGACCTTGGTCTTTTCTGCTTCCAGTCCTTCAGCTGATTCAAATTGCACCTCAATGGTGATGCCTGCGTCCTGATAACTTTGCCAGGCAAGCCAGGCGGCAATCAGCGCTGCAACCAGTGGCAGTATCCAGACAAACGATGGGCCGCGGTGCTGCTTTATGACGGCGTCAGTCGCAGAGGTGTTATCAGGTGTCATGATGTCGGGTATCCGTAGGTGCGTATTTATCCCAAATTAAACGGGTATCAAAGTTAAGAGCGGAAAGCATTGTCAGAATCACCACCGCAGCAAATGCCGTGGCTCCGTGTCCCGGGGAAATGCTCGCAAGGCTTCCCAGCTGAACCAGCGCGACCAGTACAGCGATTACAAATATATCCAGCATAGACCAGCGGCCGACCCATTCGACACCGCGATAGAGCCAGGTTTTCTGGCGGGCGCTGGTACGCCAGTGGAATTTAAGGCTGAGTAACAGGGTCAGCATGCCAAGAATTTTCAGGCAGGGAATGATAATACTGGCGATGAGAACCACCAGGCCGATGCCCCAGAATCCGCCGCTGAATAATTCGATAATGCCGCCCATAATGGTGCTTGGCGCGCCACTGCCAAAACTTTTGAAAGTCATAATTGGCAGCAGGTTCGCCGGGAAGAAGCAAATAACAGAGGCGAGCAGAAAAGCCCAGCTGCGCTGCAGGGTGTGTTCCATACGGCTGTGCAGCGGGGTTTCGCAAACATGGCACTGTTTGTCTTGCTGATCAAGTGTATGCAACGTGTGACAGTGACGGCACAGCAGATAGCCCTCCTGACGTGCAGATTTATAACCCCGGGTGCTCATGACTTAGCCTGTCGGGTGTCGCGGCGTTGTCTGAAAACCTGCCAGGCATGCTGAATATCGAACAGGTTGTTGGTCAGGCAGGTGGTGAATATAAGCGCTGCCAGACAATAGAGTCCAAGCCCGGGTTCAAGGTTAGCAATATCCTTCAGTTTGATGACGGCAATAAGGGTGCCGATCATATATATTTCCAGCATGCCCCAGCCGTGCAGCGTGTGATAAAAATTAAGACTCTGGCGCAGGTAATGGCCGTTAATCCGGAACTGCAAACAGGCAGTGATATAAGTCAGCAGCAGGATCTGAACACCCGGCACCAGTACCGCAAAAATAAGTACCACAGCGGCAACTATGGCTAAGCCGCCGTCATATAAGGATAATACGCTTTGTAAAATGGTTTCACTTTGTTGCTGACCGAAAATGCTCAGGCTTAAAATTGGCAACAGGTTTGCCGGTAAAAACAGGATTAAACTGGTGATCGCCAGTGCAAGCCCCCGTTCAATAGGGTTCAGCCGGGCATGAAACAGCTTTGCATGACAACGGGGACAGTTCAGTGACTGGCCTTTTTTCAGGCGGGTTCGGGCGATGAGCAGATCGCAGTCATGGCAGGCGGTAAATGAATGGGCTGGTGTTTTCATCATGTT
This genomic window contains:
- a CDS encoding efflux RND transporter periplasmic adaptor subunit; translated protein: MPTTRRPSPLAKFLLPIIFIVLGVGSLLYLNSNKAAVPAKPVKEKIWRVKVQQAEFSPGQPELTLFGKVESPLSSNLTAPLTAYVSQRLVAEGNRVTQGQVLVKLDDRDARLLLDQRNAEVQRIEAQIGAEDVRYAADQKALKIEQELLTISQRTLDRYQNLSSQQVASQNQLDDARRTRQQQALSLNNRRQAIADHPNRLAQLNAQLLQAKALQASAALDVERSEIKAPFDGRITRLDAAPGDRVRGGDQILSMYSDKDLEIRAQLPNQYLNEIRSQLAQQPGIPATGQLNGKNIPLTLDRIAAEANATRPGVDALFSVTQQDQILEPGRSLAMTLTLPPVARSLIIPPQALYGTSRIYRITDGRLEALKVQRIGDTSVNGQAGILITASNLQEGDNILVTQLPNAISGLRVEAAE
- a CDS encoding alpha/beta fold hydrolase — protein: MRTHYLTLQHGAEYRMAYHEWGEADNPRVLVCVHGLARNGRDFDFIAEQLSSEYRVICPDVVGRGVSDWLPADLEYDMPLYVEDMQALLRHLQLTEVDWLGTSMGGIIGMLLASMPDTPVQRLILNDVGCRIPAAALQRIAIYMGDQGFDSLAAVEKYMRNTYRAFHDLEDRQWQHLAECGHRADESGRLHLHYDPRIAGRLKASQHEDIDLMPFWSRVRCPQLLIWGEDSDLLEASTVDLMQQANPQLAVLKIAATGHAPALMMPAQVQPVCNWLLNG
- a CDS encoding PqiB family protein, producing the protein MTPDNTSATDAVIKQHRGPSFVWILPLVAALIAAWLAWQSYQDAGITIEVQFESAEGLEAEKTKVLFRGLPSGTIKQLRLNEDLKGVTAIIEMASEAEPLLHENTRFWLVKPQVSLSGVRGLETLLSGYYIGIQPGDGEDHREFVADSEPPPSSKDKPGLYLTLNSDSAASVYRGSKLFYRDIEVGEVIDVKLGKTRQQVLIDLYVDSKYSQLINGGTRFWNASGISIKADLPKLDIKFDSLASIVAGGISFYTPADGGELNPEKILPLYSDYEAAEDGVSVTVKFPARTPLSEGTKVVSQEIVIGRIQKLEYNDDLTTQTAHLLIDPRAKPLLRAGSQFWLPKPDFDITQIGQLFDGNAIQLQPGPGIPLFRFIALNTPPAKRPGIPGLDIQIIADQLGSLDFGSPVLYRQVPVGEVRGYELIEQGKKVLIHATIAKEHSQLLKSNSRFWNISGVQVAAGLDGVKLDTGSLTSVIKGGISFFTPDIKDKQQATPNQQFHLYKDFDTASQQGKLIYSNQAGKLQIRLVSEQLGSVKAGSPVLYRQLPVGKVHGYRLGEDGQSVEVQVLIDKAYRHLVTGKSRFWNASGIHAKLDLSGLTLQTESIDTIVRGGIAFDNKPGKGKAAKFNQRFTLHPNKQEGLHDALAVRISFPAGNTLEPGAELRFQGLKMGRVDTVRLLDASGRIEARVIIDQQAEFLAREGSRFWVASSQISLSGIKNPEALLSGNYIVASAGNNLKAPRKTQFNGIDNAPAVSLPGLNITLTSPALDSVETGSPVYYRGLKVGQITGFELGNDLQSVEIYANIQPKYSKLVKTDSRFWNLSGISADFGLFSGLEIETSTLDTLVSGGIAFDSPAGSDTVGPQPRFRLLKDAP
- a CDS encoding paraquat-inducible protein A yields the protein MSTRGYKSARQEGYLLCRHCHTLHTLDQQDKQCHVCETPLHSRMEHTLQRSWAFLLASVICFFPANLLPIMTFKSFGSGAPSTIMGGIIELFSGGFWGIGLVVLIASIIIPCLKILGMLTLLLSLKFHWRTSARQKTWLYRGVEWVGRWSMLDIFVIAVLVALVQLGSLASISPGHGATAFAAVVILTMLSALNFDTRLIWDKYAPTDTRHHDT
- a CDS encoding paraquat-inducible protein A; amino-acid sequence: MMKTPAHSFTACHDCDLLIARTRLKKGQSLNCPRCHAKLFHARLNPIERGLALAITSLILFLPANLLPILSLSIFGQQQSETILQSVLSLYDGGLAIVAAVVLIFAVLVPGVQILLLTYITACLQFRINGHYLRQSLNFYHTLHGWGMLEIYMIGTLIAVIKLKDIANLEPGLGLYCLAALIFTTCLTNNLFDIQHAWQVFRQRRDTRQAKS